In Paracoccaceae bacterium Fryx2, a single genomic region encodes these proteins:
- the glpX gene encoding class II fructose-bisphosphatase: protein MADANEFHDRLLSLGLARVSEAAALASARLIGRGDEKAADQAAVNAMRDQLNLLEIAGVVVIGEGERDEAPMLFIGEEVGTGHGPAVDIALDPLEGTTLTAKDMPNALTVIAMAPRGTLLHAPDVYMEKLAIGPGFPVDTVTLSMAPAERVRALAAAKNCSPEDITVCILERPRHEALIAEVRLTGAAIRLITDGDVAGVIHCAESHITGIDMYMGSGGAPEGVLAAAALKCMGGQMYGQLLFRNDDERTRARRAGITDLNRIYTRDELVTADVIFAATGVTSGSILAGIQREPGWVTTETLLMRSKTGSVRRMTYRSPVK, encoded by the coding sequence ATGGCCGATGCCAATGAGTTTCATGACCGCCTGCTGTCGCTGGGCCTTGCCAGAGTGTCCGAGGCCGCGGCGCTGGCTTCCGCCCGCCTGATCGGGCGCGGCGACGAAAAGGCTGCCGACCAGGCGGCGGTCAACGCGATGCGCGATCAGTTGAACCTCCTGGAAATCGCGGGCGTCGTGGTGATCGGCGAGGGCGAGCGTGACGAGGCCCCGATGCTGTTCATCGGCGAAGAGGTCGGCACCGGCCACGGCCCGGCGGTGGACATCGCGCTCGACCCGCTGGAAGGCACCACGCTGACCGCCAAGGACATGCCGAACGCGCTGACCGTGATCGCCATGGCGCCGCGCGGCACCCTGCTGCACGCGCCCGATGTCTACATGGAAAAGCTGGCGATCGGGCCGGGCTTTCCCGTCGATACCGTGACGCTGTCGATGGCGCCCGCCGAACGGGTGCGCGCGCTGGCCGCGGCCAAGAACTGCTCGCCCGAAGACATCACGGTGTGCATCCTGGAACGGCCGCGCCACGAGGCGCTGATTGCCGAAGTGCGCCTGACCGGCGCCGCGATCCGGCTGATCACCGATGGCGACGTGGCCGGGGTGATCCACTGCGCGGAATCGCACATCACCGGCATCGACATGTACATGGGCTCCGGCGGCGCCCCCGAGGGCGTGCTGGCGGCGGCCGCGCTGAAATGCATGGGCGGCCAGATGTATGGCCAGCTGCTGTTCCGCAATGACGACGAGCGCACCCGTGCCCGCCGGGCCGGCATCACCGACCTGAACCGCATCTACACCCGCGACGAGCTGGTGACCGCCGACGTGATCTTTGCCGCGACCGGCGTCACGAGCGGCTCGATCCTGGCGGGCATCCAGCGCGAGCCGGGCTGGGTCACCACCGAAACCCTGCTGATGCGGTCCAAGACCGGCTCGGTGCGGCGGATGACCTACCGCAGCCCGGTGAAGTGA
- the recJ gene encoding single-stranded-DNA-specific exonuclease RecJ, protein MTGSRAFLGVECSATGRRWVGPGAEDDRLAEAMAQTTRLPLPLCRLLARRGVAPADAAAFLAPALRDLLPDPLSLKDMGAAAARFLHAVAQRQRIAVFADYDVDGGASAALLLTWLRAMGRPATLYIPDRIDEGYGPNVPAMAALARDHDLILCVDCGTLSHDPIAAAAGCDVIVLDHHLGAETLPPALAVVNPNRQDEDGTLAHLCAASVVFLMLVEANRQLRAEGAQGPDLMAMLDLVALATVADVAPLIGVNRALVRQGLKVMARRERIGLKALADIARMDTAPTPYALGFLLGPRVNAGGRIGQADLGARLLATDNAAEAQALSERLDALNTERREIEMAVREAAMAQAEARGLDGPLVWAAGAGWHPGVVGIVAARLKEATGRPAVVIGLEGGIGKGSARSVTGVDLGAAVQRIAAEGLLLKGGGHRMAAGLTVEEGKIEAAMARLGDLLARQGAGTGGAADLRLDGLLMPSAATTQLVEQIEQAGPFGAAAPAPRFAFADQAVSGRRIGANHLRLTFGDGSGAKLEAIAFGAFDGPLGPLLENPGAQRFHLAGRLEINSFGGRSKVQLRLEDAARI, encoded by the coding sequence GTGACCGGCAGCCGCGCCTTTCTTGGCGTCGAGTGTTCGGCCACGGGCCGTCGCTGGGTCGGCCCCGGCGCCGAGGATGACCGTCTGGCCGAGGCGATGGCGCAGACCACCCGCTTGCCGCTGCCGCTCTGCCGCCTGCTGGCACGGCGCGGCGTGGCCCCTGCCGATGCGGCGGCCTTTCTTGCGCCCGCGCTGCGCGACCTGCTGCCCGACCCGCTGTCGCTGAAGGACATGGGGGCGGCTGCGGCGCGTTTCCTGCACGCGGTGGCGCAGCGGCAGCGCATCGCGGTCTTTGCCGATTACGACGTGGACGGCGGCGCGTCCGCCGCGCTGCTGCTGACCTGGCTCCGCGCCATGGGCCGCCCCGCCACGCTCTACATCCCCGACCGGATCGACGAGGGCTATGGCCCCAACGTGCCCGCCATGGCCGCCCTCGCCCGCGACCACGACCTGATCCTGTGCGTCGATTGCGGCACGCTCAGCCACGACCCCATCGCCGCAGCGGCGGGCTGCGACGTGATCGTGCTCGATCACCATCTGGGCGCGGAGACACTGCCCCCCGCGCTGGCTGTGGTAAACCCCAACCGGCAGGACGAGGACGGCACGCTGGCCCACCTATGCGCGGCCTCGGTTGTGTTCCTGATGCTGGTCGAGGCCAATCGGCAGCTTCGGGCCGAGGGCGCGCAGGGGCCGGACCTGATGGCGATGCTCGACCTTGTGGCACTGGCGACGGTGGCCGATGTGGCGCCGCTGATCGGCGTCAACCGCGCGCTGGTGCGGCAGGGGCTGAAGGTGATGGCCCGGCGCGAGCGCATCGGGCTGAAGGCGCTGGCCGACATCGCCCGAATGGACACCGCCCCCACCCCCTATGCGCTGGGCTTCCTGCTGGGGCCGAGGGTCAATGCCGGCGGGCGCATCGGGCAGGCCGACCTTGGCGCACGGCTGCTGGCCACCGACAACGCCGCCGAGGCGCAGGCGCTGTCCGAACGGCTCGACGCGCTGAACACCGAGCGGCGCGAGATCGAGATGGCGGTGCGCGAGGCCGCGATGGCGCAGGCCGAGGCGCGCGGGCTTGACGGCCCGCTGGTCTGGGCGGCGGGGGCAGGCTGGCACCCCGGCGTGGTCGGCATCGTCGCCGCCCGCCTGAAAGAGGCGACCGGCCGCCCCGCCGTGGTGATCGGGCTGGAAGGCGGCATCGGCAAGGGCTCTGCCCGCTCGGTGACCGGCGTCGATCTGGGTGCCGCCGTGCAGCGCATCGCCGCCGAGGGGTTGCTGCTCAAGGGCGGCGGCCACCGCATGGCGGCGGGCCTGACCGTCGAGGAAGGCAAGATCGAGGCCGCCATGGCGCGGCTGGGCGATCTGCTGGCGCGGCAGGGCGCGGGGACAGGCGGCGCGGCCGACCTGCGGCTTGACGGGCTGCTGATGCCCTCTGCCGCCACGACGCAGCTGGTCGAACAGATCGAACAGGCGGGCCCCTTCGGCGCCGCTGCCCCGGCCCCGCGCTTTGCCTTCGCCGATCAGGCGGTCAGCGGGCGGCGTATCGGTGCCAACCACCTGCGCCTGACATTTGGCGACGGCAGCGGCGCCAAGCTCGAGGCCATCGCCTTCGGCGCCTTCGACGGCCCCCTCGGCCCCCTGCTGGAAAACCCCGGCGCCCAGCGGTTCCACCTGGCGGGGCGGCTGGAAATCAACAGCTTCGGTGGCCGCAGCAAGGTGCAGCTGCGGCTCGAAGACGCCGCGCGCATCTGA
- the istB gene encoding IS21-like element helper ATPase IstB, which yields MTSREIDIHTLPGMLTALRLPSFHKLWADIATRADTEGWPAARFLAVLAEYELAERDMRRIQRHMNEAQLPAGKTLATFDFKALPTLPRARIEALAAGDWLEGGGNLIAIGNSGTGKTHILCAIGHALIERGHRVFYTRTSDLVQRLQAARRDLVLEAALAKLDKFDLIILDDITYAHKDQAETGVLFELIARRYEYRSIAIAANQPFSGWDQIFPDKAMTVAAIDRLVHHAAILEMNAESFRQRAAASNKEALSRPPTTTIADNKDKGEG from the coding sequence ATGACCTCCCGCGAGATCGACATCCACACGCTGCCAGGCATGCTGACCGCGCTGCGCCTGCCCAGCTTCCACAAGCTTTGGGCCGACATCGCCACCCGTGCCGACACCGAAGGCTGGCCCGCTGCCCGCTTTCTGGCTGTCCTCGCGGAATACGAACTGGCCGAGCGCGACATGCGCCGCATTCAGCGCCACATGAACGAGGCACAGCTACCGGCTGGCAAGACGCTGGCGACCTTCGACTTCAAGGCGCTGCCAACCCTGCCGCGCGCCCGGATCGAGGCCTTGGCGGCCGGCGACTGGCTGGAGGGTGGCGGCAATCTGATCGCCATCGGCAATTCCGGCACGGGCAAAACGCACATTCTCTGCGCGATAGGCCATGCCCTGATCGAGCGGGGACACCGCGTGTTCTATACCCGCACCAGCGATCTGGTGCAGCGACTTCAGGCCGCCCGCCGCGATCTGGTGCTCGAAGCCGCGCTCGCCAAGCTCGACAAGTTCGACCTGATCATCCTCGACGACATCACCTACGCCCACAAGGATCAGGCCGAGACAGGCGTGCTCTTCGAGCTGATCGCCCGGCGCTACGAATACCGCAGCATCGCCATCGCCGCCAACCAGCCCTTCAGCGGCTGGGACCAGATCTTCCCGGACAAGGCGATGACCGTCGCCGCCATCGACCGGCTGGTTCATCACGCAGCGATCCTGGAGATGAATGCCGAAAGCTTCCGCCAGCGCGCGGCCGCCTCCAACAAAGAGGCGCTGAGCAGACCGCCAACGACAACCATCGCCGACAACAAGGACAAAGGAGAAGGCTGA
- the istA gene encoding IS21 family transposase: MAYKPINDQQLRLYMSDLRYHSQRTSAARAGFSERTARRFDANPTLPSNRKIVHGRTVADPLEGYWEGDILPLLERDSALQAVTLLRHLQGLHPLAFPDDRIRRTLERRVRQWRALNGPERDIIFRQTPEPGRMAQSDFTHAEELEVTIAGQLFPHLLYHFVMVYSRWEHVGVVLGGESFTALAENLQQALWSLGGAPQEHRTDSLSAAFRNLTADQRQDITTRYNAFVGHYGMEASRNNRGEAHENGAVESQNRHLKKAIEQALILRGSRDFASIEDYRRFIDILVARRNRQRAIAVQAEQAHLKPLPSRRTTDFTETVVPVTRTSGFLVKSIFYSAPSQLIGQRLRVHLYDDRLEAFLGSTLVVSHTRARGRGDGHRVHVINYHHVIHALRRKPQALWSSIYRDSLFPRTEYAAAWQVLQRDLPRRDACRRMVDLLFIAHDRACEAELAHLLAAELDAGRVPDPGPLASCLNPRQTALPRDVAVAHPSLDSFDALLGACA, translated from the coding sequence TTGGCCTACAAACCCATCAACGACCAGCAATTGAGATTATACATGTCCGACCTCCGATATCACAGTCAGCGCACGTCGGCCGCCCGCGCCGGGTTCAGCGAGCGCACGGCCCGACGGTTCGATGCCAACCCGACGCTGCCCTCGAACCGCAAGATCGTTCACGGGCGCACGGTGGCCGATCCCCTCGAGGGTTATTGGGAGGGCGACATCCTTCCCTTGCTGGAGAGGGACAGCGCCTTGCAGGCCGTCACCCTGCTGCGCCACCTTCAGGGCCTGCACCCGCTGGCCTTCCCCGATGACCGGATCCGGCGCACCCTGGAACGGCGGGTGCGGCAGTGGCGGGCGCTGAACGGACCCGAGCGCGACATCATCTTCCGCCAGACGCCGGAGCCGGGCCGCATGGCCCAGTCCGACTTCACTCATGCCGAGGAGCTGGAGGTGACGATCGCGGGCCAGCTATTCCCGCATCTGCTCTACCACTTCGTCATGGTCTACAGCCGGTGGGAGCATGTCGGGGTGGTCCTGGGCGGGGAGAGCTTCACGGCCTTGGCCGAGAACCTGCAGCAGGCGCTCTGGTCGCTCGGCGGGGCACCACAGGAGCATCGCACCGACAGCCTCTCGGCCGCTTTCCGCAACCTGACGGCTGACCAGCGCCAGGATATCACCACGCGCTACAATGCCTTCGTCGGCCATTACGGCATGGAGGCCAGTCGCAACAACCGCGGGGAAGCTCATGAGAACGGCGCGGTGGAATCCCAGAACCGGCACCTGAAGAAGGCCATCGAACAGGCGCTGATCCTGCGCGGCAGCCGCGACTTCGCCAGCATTGAGGACTACCGCCGCTTCATCGACATTCTGGTGGCACGGCGCAACCGGCAGCGGGCGATCGCGGTTCAGGCGGAACAGGCGCATCTGAAGCCCCTGCCGTCCCGGCGCACCACCGACTTTACAGAGACCGTGGTTCCGGTCACCCGCACCAGCGGCTTTCTGGTCAAGAGCATCTTCTACAGCGCCCCGTCGCAGCTGATCGGGCAGCGCTTGCGGGTCCACCTTTACGACGATCGCCTTGAGGCCTTTCTCGGCAGCACCCTGGTCGTCAGCCATACAAGGGCGCGTGGTCGCGGCGACGGCCATCGCGTGCATGTCATCAACTACCATCACGTCATCCACGCGCTGCGGCGCAAACCGCAAGCCCTGTGGAGTTCGATCTACCGCGACAGCCTGTTCCCGCGAACCGAATACGCTGCAGCCTGGCAGGTGCTGCAGCGTGATCTGCCCCGCCGCGACGCCTGCCGCCGCATGGTCGACCTGCTGTTCATCGCCCACGACCGGGCCTGCGAGGCGGAACTGGCACATCTGCTGGCAGCAGAATTGGACGCGGGCCGGGTGCCCGATCCCGGACCTCTGGCATCCTGCCTGAACCCGCGGCAAACGGCGCTGCCGAGAGATGTTGCCGTCGCCCATCCCTCGCTCGACAGCTTCGATGCCCTTCTGGGAGCCTGCGCATGA
- a CDS encoding globin-coupled sensor protein: MSTIGTLGERLAFLRITEQDLAEVARHGDLFEAAVERGLVAFYDQVRKTPGAASFFSDPARIDAAHAKQSQHWKRLTSGGVDEDYVTEVSRIGSAHARIGLDPRWYLGAYSLILEEAVRTMLPVLLGRGLVSRRRVAHATAMLGRIIKLSILDMDYSISTYFAAVQAEQERMSAERAVAANLSQSLSEASSAMEEITANIRQNADNAAETERAAGQAAESARAGGEAVGRSVEAIRTIVDKVQVVQEIARQTDLLALNAAIEAARVGEHGRGFAVVAQEVRKLAERVDLASGEIGALADKTLGISEHAGESLSRLVPDIQRTSKLVSEIAASCHEQTIGVEQINRAIQRLDQVGQTMTSASADPGKPAPGPQSVKDRQGLYHLPSSRRHRRTHA; the protein is encoded by the coding sequence ATGAGCACTATCGGCACACTTGGCGAACGTCTCGCCTTCCTTCGGATCACCGAACAGGATCTCGCAGAGGTTGCCCGGCATGGCGACCTTTTCGAAGCCGCGGTGGAGCGCGGGCTGGTTGCCTTCTATGATCAGGTGCGAAAGACGCCCGGTGCGGCCAGCTTCTTTTCCGACCCCGCACGGATCGACGCGGCCCATGCCAAGCAGAGCCAGCACTGGAAGCGCCTGACCAGTGGCGGCGTCGACGAGGATTATGTCACGGAAGTATCGCGGATCGGGAGTGCCCATGCCCGCATCGGGCTTGATCCGCGCTGGTATCTCGGGGCCTATTCGCTGATCCTTGAAGAGGCGGTGCGGACCATGCTGCCGGTGCTGCTGGGTCGCGGGCTGGTCAGCCGTCGGCGGGTCGCCCATGCCACTGCGATGCTGGGGCGGATCATCAAGCTGTCGATCCTCGACATGGACTATTCGATCTCGACCTATTTCGCCGCAGTGCAGGCCGAGCAGGAGCGGATGAGCGCCGAACGCGCGGTGGCGGCGAACCTGTCGCAGTCGCTGAGCGAAGCCTCGTCGGCGATGGAAGAGATTACCGCCAATATCCGCCAGAATGCCGACAATGCGGCCGAGACCGAGCGGGCGGCCGGTCAGGCGGCCGAAAGTGCCAGGGCGGGCGGCGAAGCGGTCGGCCGGTCGGTCGAGGCGATCCGCACAATCGTCGACAAGGTGCAGGTCGTGCAGGAGATTGCGCGCCAGACCGATCTGCTGGCACTGAACGCGGCGATCGAGGCGGCCCGCGTCGGCGAACACGGGCGCGGCTTTGCCGTCGTGGCGCAAGAGGTTCGCAAACTCGCGGAACGGGTGGACCTTGCGTCGGGCGAGATCGGGGCGCTGGCGGACAAGACGCTCGGAATTTCGGAGCACGCGGGCGAGAGCCTGAGCAGGCTGGTCCCCGACATCCAGCGCACCTCGAAACTGGTGTCGGAAATCGCGGCGTCCTGCCACGAGCAGACCATCGGGGTCGAGCAGATCAACCGGGCGATCCAGCGTCTCGACCAGGTCGGCCAGACGATGACCTCGGCGTCGGCCGATCCGGGCAAGCCCGCGCCCGGGCCGCAAAGCGTCAAGGACCGCCAGGGCCTCTATCATCTGCCATCGTCGCGGCGGCACCGCAGAACGCACGCCTAA
- the coaBC gene encoding bifunctional phosphopantothenoylcysteine decarboxylase/phosphopantothenate--cysteine ligase CoaBC: MLAGKRVLLIIGGGIAAHKSLDLIRRLRERGVAVTPVLTRAGGEFVTPLSVSALAGVKVFRDLFDLTSEAEMGHIQLSRSADLVVVAPATADLMARMAAGVADDLASTLLLATDKRVLVAPAMNVRMWEHPATRRNLASLRGDGVLVVGPNEGDMACGEYGPGRMAEPLEIVAAVEAAFGAGPLSGRHVLVTSGPTHEPIDPVRYIANRSSGAQGSALAAALAALGAEVTFVTGPAQVPPPGGVRVVRVETARQMLVAVQAALPAEAAVFAAAVADWRVANAAGSKLKKDATGRPPALEFAENPDILATIAQMAAGRPRLVVGFAAETDDVLAHATAKRLRKGCDWIVANDVSPGSGIMGGAENAVTVITADGAEVWPRMAKDAVARRLAGRIAEALA; this comes from the coding sequence ATGCTGGCGGGCAAACGGGTTCTTCTGATCATCGGCGGCGGCATTGCGGCCCACAAGTCGCTCGACCTGATCCGCCGCCTGCGCGAGCGGGGCGTGGCGGTGACCCCGGTGCTGACGCGGGCGGGGGGAGAGTTTGTCACGCCGCTTTCGGTGTCGGCTTTGGCCGGGGTCAAGGTGTTCCGCGACCTGTTCGATCTGACGAGCGAAGCCGAGATGGGGCACATCCAGCTGTCGCGCAGCGCCGATCTGGTGGTGGTGGCTCCGGCGACCGCAGATCTGATGGCGCGGATGGCAGCGGGGGTGGCCGACGATCTCGCCTCGACCCTGCTGCTGGCCACCGACAAGCGGGTGCTGGTCGCCCCCGCGATGAACGTGCGGATGTGGGAGCATCCCGCCACCCGGCGCAATCTGGCGAGCTTGCGCGGCGACGGGGTCCTGGTGGTCGGGCCGAACGAGGGCGACATGGCCTGCGGCGAATACGGGCCGGGGCGGATGGCCGAACCGCTGGAGATCGTGGCGGCCGTGGAGGCGGCCTTCGGGGCCGGGCCGCTGTCGGGGCGGCATGTGCTGGTGACCTCGGGCCCGACGCATGAGCCGATCGACCCGGTGCGCTACATCGCCAACCGCTCCTCGGGCGCGCAGGGCTCGGCGCTGGCGGCGGCGCTGGCCGCGCTGGGGGCGGAGGTCACCTTCGTGACCGGGCCCGCGCAGGTGCCGCCGCCGGGCGGGGTGCGGGTGGTGCGGGTGGAAACCGCGCGGCAGATGCTGGTGGCGGTGCAGGCGGCGCTGCCCGCAGAGGCCGCGGTTTTTGCCGCTGCCGTGGCCGACTGGCGGGTGGCCAATGCCGCGGGGTCGAAGCTGAAGAAGGACGCCACCGGCCGCCCCCCCGCACTGGAGTTTGCCGAGAATCCCGATATTCTGGCAACCATCGCGCAGATGGCCGCCGGGCGTCCCCGGCTGGTGGTGGGTTTTGCCGCCGAGACCGACGACGTGCTGGCCCATGCCACCGCCAAGCGCCTGCGCAAGGGCTGCGACTGGATCGTGGCGAATGACGTGTCGCCCGGCAGCGGCATCATGGGCGGGGCGGAAAACGCGGTGACGGTGATCACTGCCGACGGGGCGGAGGTCTGGCCGCGGATGGCCAAGGACGCGGTGGCGCGGCGACTGGCGGGGCGGATCGCCGAGGCGCTGGCCTAG
- a CDS encoding ChaN family lipoprotein — MKRVHPVALVARAAIVALIWSGFARASEVQPDALDALGARGADVIVLGEVHDNAVHHQHQAVAVRALQPAAIVFEMLTEAQAARVTPALLADPVALGRALEWDSSGWPDFAMYAPIFTAAPQARIYGAAVPRDEARSAIGAGPVAAFGPEAGRFGLADALAPADQAAREAEQAEAHCNALPADLLPGFVAVQRLRDAVLARAALQALQDTGGPVAVITGNGHARRDRGMPAALALAAPQVTVLSVGLLEEAPALAAPFDLWIVTAPAAREDPCAAFEPEKS, encoded by the coding sequence ATGAAACGGGTGCATCCGGTGGCCTTGGTGGCGCGCGCGGCGATTGTCGCGCTGATCTGGTCAGGGTTCGCCCGGGCTTCGGAAGTGCAGCCGGATGCTCTGGACGCTCTGGGCGCGCGTGGCGCGGATGTGATCGTGCTGGGCGAGGTGCATGACAACGCGGTTCACCATCAGCATCAGGCCGTTGCGGTCCGGGCCCTGCAGCCCGCCGCTATCGTGTTCGAGATGCTGACCGAGGCGCAGGCGGCGCGGGTGACGCCTGCGCTGCTGGCCGATCCGGTGGCGCTGGGCCGGGCGCTGGAGTGGGACTCCTCTGGCTGGCCGGATTTTGCGATGTATGCCCCGATCTTCACCGCCGCACCGCAAGCCCGGATCTATGGTGCGGCCGTGCCGCGCGACGAGGCGCGGTCGGCGATCGGCGCAGGCCCGGTGGCGGCCTTCGGGCCCGAGGCGGGTCGCTTCGGTCTGGCAGACGCCCTCGCCCCGGCCGACCAGGCGGCGCGCGAGGCTGAACAGGCCGAGGCCCATTGCAACGCGCTGCCCGCCGACCTGCTGCCGGGCTTCGTCGCGGTGCAGCGGTTGCGCGACGCCGTGCTGGCACGCGCCGCGCTGCAGGCGCTGCAGGACACCGGCGGCCCGGTGGCGGTGATCACCGGCAACGGCCATGCCCGCCGCGACCGGGGGATGCCCGCGGCGCTGGCGCTGGCGGCGCCGCAGGTCACTGTGCTGTCGGTCGGGCTGCTGGAAGAGGCCCCGGCGCTGGCTGCGCCGTTCGACCTGTGGATCGTCACGGCGCCTGCCGCGCGCGAAGACCCCTGCGCCGCATTCGAGCCGGAAAAATCTTGA
- a CDS encoding RNA polymerase factor sigma-32, translated as MALDAYTDQSMSRKAMKAELLDAETELRLAYAWRDQRDEAALHRLITAYMRLAISMASKFRRYGAPMNDLIQEASLGLMKAADKFDPDRGVRFSTYAVWWIKASIQDYVMRNWSMVRTGSTSSQKALFFNMRRVQAKLEREAAQRGERLDGHQLRELVAHEVGVSMADVEMMEGRLSGSDFSLNATQSSEDEGREWIDALEDDGPQAAEVVEGTHDAARLRGWLVAAMGGLNARERFIVTERKLRDTPRTLESLGAELGLSKERVRQLEASAFGKLRRSLEMQSREVHHFLQ; from the coding sequence ATGGCACTCGACGCTTATACCGACCAATCCATGTCCCGCAAGGCGATGAAGGCAGAACTGCTCGATGCGGAAACCGAGTTGCGGCTGGCCTATGCCTGGCGCGACCAGCGCGACGAGGCGGCGCTGCACCGCCTGATCACCGCCTACATGCGGCTGGCGATCTCGATGGCTTCGAAGTTCCGCCGCTACGGCGCGCCGATGAACGACCTGATCCAGGAGGCCTCGCTGGGCCTGATGAAGGCGGCCGACAAGTTCGACCCTGATCGCGGCGTGCGGTTCTCGACCTATGCGGTGTGGTGGATCAAGGCCTCGATCCAGGATTACGTGATGCGCAACTGGTCGATGGTGCGGACCGGATCGACATCCAGCCAGAAGGCGCTGTTCTTCAACATGCGCCGGGTTCAGGCCAAGCTGGAACGCGAGGCGGCGCAGCGCGGCGAACGTCTGGACGGGCACCAGCTGCGCGAACTGGTGGCGCACGAGGTCGGCGTGTCGATGGCCGATGTCGAGATGATGGAGGGGCGGCTGTCGGGGTCGGATTTCTCGCTGAATGCAACGCAGTCTTCGGAGGACGAGGGCCGCGAATGGATCGACGCGCTGGAAGATGACGGCCCGCAGGCCGCCGAGGTGGTCGAGGGCACGCATGACGCGGCTAGGCTGCGCGGCTGGTTGGTGGCGGCGATGGGCGGGCTGAATGCGCGCGAACGGTTCATCGTGACCGAACGCAAGCTGCGCGACACGCCGCGCACTCTGGAAAGCCTGGGTGCCGAGCTGGGGCTTTCGAAGGAGCGGGTTCGTCAGCTGGAGGCGTCCGCGTTCGGCAAGCTGCGCCGCAGTCTTGAAATGCAGTCGCGGGAAGTGCATCACTTCCTGCAATGA
- the cobU gene encoding bifunctional adenosylcobinamide kinase/adenosylcobinamide-phosphate guanylyltransferase, which produces MSGSPEYIDFLPHLSFVIGGARSGKSRIGEALVTATGRRRIYIATAEAWDDEMRARISEHRCDRGGGWQTVEAPRDLCGALSQAPATACILVDCATLWLTNHMLAEADLDAETDRLLAALAACAAPVVMVSNEVGWSIVPDNALARRFRDAQGRLNQRLAAQAGLVLAVMAGLPLVLKGRMPRGLA; this is translated from the coding sequence GTGAGCGGATCACCGGAATATATCGATTTCCTGCCACATCTTTCATTTGTGATCGGCGGGGCCAGGTCTGGCAAGTCACGCATCGGAGAGGCGCTGGTGACCGCGACCGGACGCCGCCGCATCTACATCGCCACCGCCGAAGCCTGGGACGACGAAATGCGCGCCCGCATCAGCGAGCATCGCTGCGACCGGGGCGGCGGATGGCAGACGGTGGAGGCGCCGCGCGACCTCTGCGGCGCTTTGTCGCAGGCTCCGGCGACTGCCTGCATTCTGGTCGATTGCGCAACGCTGTGGCTGACCAACCACATGCTGGCCGAGGCCGATCTCGATGCCGAAACAGACCGGCTGCTGGCCGCCCTTGCCGCCTGCGCCGCCCCGGTCGTCATGGTCAGCAACGAGGTCGGCTGGTCCATCGTGCCCGACAATGCGCTTGCCCGCCGCTTTCGCGATGCGCAGGGGCGGCTGAACCAAAGGCTGGCAGCGCAGGCGGGGCTGGTGCTGGCGGTGATGGCCGGCCTGCCGCTGGTGCTGAAGGGGCGGATGCCGCGGGGGCTGGCTTGA
- a CDS encoding histidine phosphatase family protein, protein MTRLWWVRHGPTHQKTFVGWRDVPADLSDTRQIARLNAHLPQGALLVASDLIRASATADTLGMGRERLPDAPALREFNLGDWDGRHYSDVAKTDPKLSRAYWEAPGDVAPPNGESWNAAAARVGGHVAQVLQAHAGRDIVLVAHVGVILTQVQAALGISPYQALAYKIDNLSVTCIDHDGTGWQVRAINHTP, encoded by the coding sequence TTGACCCGGCTCTGGTGGGTGCGCCACGGGCCGACGCATCAGAAAACCTTCGTCGGCTGGCGCGACGTGCCCGCCGACCTGTCGGACACACGGCAGATCGCCCGGCTGAACGCGCATCTGCCGCAAGGCGCACTGCTGGTCGCCTCCGACCTGATCCGTGCCTCTGCCACCGCCGACACGCTGGGCATGGGGCGCGAGCGCCTGCCCGACGCCCCCGCCCTGCGCGAGTTCAACCTCGGCGACTGGGACGGCCGCCATTACAGCGACGTGGCCAAGACCGACCCGAAGCTCAGCCGCGCCTATTGGGAGGCGCCGGGCGACGTGGCCCCGCCGAACGGCGAAAGCTGGAACGCCGCCGCCGCGCGGGTCGGCGGGCATGTGGCGCAGGTGTTGCAGGCCCATGCCGGGCGCGACATCGTGCTGGTGGCGCATGTCGGCGTGATCCTGACGCAGGTGCAGGCGGCGCTGGGCATCAGCCCCTATCAGGCGCTGGCCTACAAGATCGACAACCTGTCGGTGACATGCATCGACCATGACGGCACCGGCTGGCAGGTTCGGGCGATCAATCACACGCCGTGA